In the genome of Bacillus sp. S3, one region contains:
- the larC gene encoding nickel insertion protein: MVSHPPNHEHFDDQMVKMEVNLDDIPGEWLGYVMDLLFDAGANDVFYTPIFMKKNRPAVLLQLLCSQKNINRIKEILFKETTTLGVRYYPITVHRLERIFRRVPTEWGMVTIKEGIFEGQVVQRAPEYEECKKIAEYHKIPLKQVYAQVWKAIGQDNQTDDKR; encoded by the coding sequence GTGGTGTCACATCCTCCTAATCATGAACATTTCGATGACCAAATGGTCAAAATGGAAGTGAATTTAGATGATATACCAGGTGAATGGCTTGGCTACGTCATGGATTTGCTATTTGATGCAGGGGCAAATGATGTATTTTATACGCCCATTTTTATGAAAAAAAATAGACCGGCTGTATTACTTCAATTGCTTTGCTCCCAGAAAAATATTAATAGAATAAAAGAGATTCTCTTTAAGGAAACCACGACACTTGGTGTTCGCTATTATCCGATAACTGTTCATCGTTTAGAAAGAATATTTCGAAGAGTCCCTACTGAATGGGGAATGGTAACCATAAAAGAGGGGATTTTTGAAGGGCAAGTTGTGCAAAGAGCCCCCGAGTATGAGGAATGTAAAAAGATTGCCGAGTATCATAAAATCCCTTTAAAGCAAGTCTATGCACAGGTTTGGAAGGCAATTGGACAAGATAACCAGACAGATGATAAAAGATGA
- a CDS encoding LarC family nickel insertion protein has translation MSIKHQHSHTHEHEHSHNHEHNQGHSHDHIHNHGHHHHHDHRAYKDIVALIEEAGFSESVKETALKIFKRIGEAEGHIHGIPLEKVHFHEVGAVDSIIDIIGAAILIDQLGVEVIKSSPIPLGKGKIQIDHGLYPVPAPATLEILKGVPIEQSDVKAELTTPTGAAIVAVLAEEFCSIPSMRIKSIGYGAGTKTFKNHPNVLRVIIGE, from the coding sequence ATGAGCATAAAACACCAGCATAGTCATACCCATGAACATGAGCATAGTCACAATCATGAACATAACCAAGGACATAGCCATGATCATATCCACAATCACGGCCATCACCATCATCACGATCATCGTGCCTATAAAGATATCGTTGCGTTGATTGAGGAGGCCGGTTTTTCTGAATCAGTAAAGGAAACAGCCTTAAAAATATTTAAACGAATTGGTGAAGCTGAAGGGCATATTCACGGTATTCCGTTAGAAAAGGTCCATTTTCATGAAGTAGGTGCTGTTGATTCAATCATAGATATTATTGGTGCGGCTATCTTGATTGATCAATTAGGTGTCGAGGTCATCAAATCATCGCCGATTCCTCTTGGAAAAGGGAAAATTCAAATTGACCATGGTCTCTATCCGGTACCTGCACCAGCAACCCTAGAAATATTAAAAGGGGTACCGATAGAACAATCCGATGTTAAAGCAGAGCTGACAACACCAACTGGTGCAGCAATCGTCGCTGTACTCGCAGAAGAATTTTGTTCCATACCATCTATGAGAATTAAGTCAATTGGCTACGGGGCAGGAACAAAAACGTTTAAAAATCATCCAAATGTCCTTCGTGTTATCATCGGTGAATAA